TGGACTGTAGGATTCTTCCTAGGAATTCGGGGATTCCAATTCTTATAAACTTTTTCACATAATGGTTATTTTGAAACAAAGTAATGAACCTGCCAATATCCTATGGAATGCACTTCTACGTGCCAATTCTGTAAAAAAACCTACAATTGTGCTCAAACCTCATTTTTATAAGTCCAatacactctctctctcttctttcatCCAAAATTCTTGCGTCATTTTGGGTGGTTCTGGTGGACCATTCAAATACGATACCTTAGCATCCCCGTGTTTTGAAGTCCCAAGGATTCTATAGCATGGGCGTCACATTCCtacctttcttttttctattcctatgttttctactttcttttttctataCCTACGTTTTCTAATCCCTATACCGGAGAGGCCCAAAATACATTTTGAATTAAACACCTTAATTATACCCAAAATGATTTGAACAAGTATAGCTTGACGAAGTATTTAATAACAATATGGCTATAACCTAACATGATCGTACCCATTTTGAGCTAGTTGGTATATGTGCAATTGGGTTTCATATCCTCGCACATTCTAGCACCTAGTTATTTTATGGTTGTGTGGCATGATGCGCTTTTTTGGCACCAAAAATGGCCGCAACAAGCTATACTACTCTTGGTAAGAAATTGTGTCTCTGAGTCTATGATGAGATGCCATTGTGCTACAATCTATGGATTGTCTAAATTACGACGGTGGACTAAATAACTGcgtaaaaaaatcaattttgtcTAACATAATTGTAGCAAAATTTGAGAAGTAGCCAAATCATACCCTAAGAAACTTGGACCCAACCTTAAACTGACACACGCTAGGTTCTATGTGTCGTGCTTGGGCCTGACTTTGTTAAATTTCGTTAGCTTTTCGTAAATCATGGAGGATGGAGCTGTAGTGGATTTGCATATTGAAATTCTTCGCACCGATGGGTTCTTTTGGAAATATGGCGGACTCTTTGGGAAGGTCTATAATTTTCGCAAAAATAAGCTCgacaggaaaaagaaaagaaaggcgACGTTCCTCTTTCCTCGTTCTCGCGTCCGACAGTGAGAGTGAGCAGCTGAATTCGAGCGCCGCTCGCCGCGCGCACCACGGCCCCGATCCGACAAGCTAGTAAGTTCCCCTTCTCACTTCGATCAGTTCATCCTATTCGCGAGCTGGGGTTTTCGCGATCACGATTGCGCTCCATGAGCGGCGTGCGTCCTTCCGTCCAACTAGTGAAGTTCTGCTTCTTCCCTGGTTCTTGGATGGCTTCTTCACTTGATTGTAGCGCTTGATAATTTTCTTTCTGATTAATAGCTCCCATCCCTCAACTTCTGATTTGCCCAATTTTGACTGAAGAGTAAATATGGCCATATAGTTGGTTCTGAGTTCTGACTGACATATAGGGGGAAAACATTTTTTAGATTGATTAACCCAAGATCCGATAGTCGATTggtgaaacaaattttggaGCTAATTATTTACGCTGGTGAGGCTACTGGGTGAAAAAGATTGGTTCTTTGATCCTGAAATGCTAGGATGACTGAAATTTAGCTTCTTTGGAgctatttatttcttttctcaTTTGTTTATTCGTTGGCTGATCAGTTCGGTTCCTTTGAAAAAAGCATTTCTTGAATGTTTCTTCAATCCTTTAAAAGAAAATAGTTTAGTTATTGTTATTGGTTATGGAGTAAAGAAGTTTTGGGAGCTGGAAATGTCTGATATTATGAAAGAGGAATTACTGTGAAAACATACACACTTATGAGTGTGTTGAGGGGACCCTCCTTTGCTATACTGCTCTATTGTTTGCTTCTTGTTGGAATTGAATATAGTATCTGGAGCAATCCTATGCGTTACCCATGGGATATAAGGACATGGAGGAATGGTTACGATCTGCATAAGTTTCTTTCTTGTATTATAAGTAGTACGGATTCTTTGATAACGTTTGATGTAATTCCCATTTCCTGGTAGAAATCATGCAAACAGTGAAATTTTCTGATGTGCAATGCTAGGAAAATGAGCTTGTTGGTTGCTACTTATTGCTTTGAAAGCTGTGTGTATAATTTCTTTCTATCGTGTGAATGCAGGTTGCCTGACTCTTACAATAATCTATTGTTACTTACTTTCTTTGAAGACTATCGTTGGTCTGAGATCTTGTCAATGTTCATTTGGAGATAGCATGTCCGGACAACAGGATCATGTTAGTAAAAGCTCTAGCTCTAGCATCAGCAGCAGTACTCAGGAGAGCGAGGAGGAAGTAAGTATAACTATTGGTAGCCTCTTAGCCCAAGCAAAGAGCAACAGTGGACACAAACTTGGGAATCGCCTGTCCCATTTGGATTCCATCCCGGTAATCAAGAGTCCATCAATGTTTATTTCTCTATACGGTTTTGCTTCTATTTGCTGTTCCTGAACTTTCCTTCTAGCTGTGCTAGAACTGCATCTATGAATTGTctactacaacaacaacaacaacaacaatatttGTCCCaggcaagttggggtaggctagagatgaaacccataagatccaactaaaaagataatgagaaaacaataatgataataaaggtactggtaatagtaaaaaaataaaagtaataacggtacaaaGAGACTAATGCATAAGTTATGATTCTggtggattgctaacttccacacGTTTCTATCCATAGATAGTTCTTTAGGGGATATTCTATTCCTTCAAGTATCtttttacagactcctcccatatTAAGATTGGTCGACTCCTGCCTCTCTTTGTATTATCAGCGCGTCTCAGTATCCCGCTATGCACAGGTGACTCTGAATGCTTCTGTTGGATATGTCCAAACTATAGTTTGACAAGCTTTTCTTCAACTGATGCTACCCCTaccctatcacgtatatcattatttcggattcgatcctttcttgtatggccaCAAATCTATCACAACATACGCGTCTCTGCTACACTTAACTGTTGGATATGTCGTCTTTTAGTTGGCCAATATTCGGCACTATACAACATCACGGATCAAATCGTCGTCCTATAGAACTTACCTTTCAACTTTTGTGGCACTCTCTTGTCATAGAGGATACCAGAAGCTTGGCCAtttcatccatccggctttgattctatgactaaTATCTTCATCAATATCACCATCCCTCTGTAGCATCGATCCCAAATATTGAAATGTATCTTTCTTGGGAACTACCTTTCCACCGAGACTAACATCTTCTCCCTCATGTCTAGTAGCACCGAAATTGCACTTCATATACTCCGCTTTGATTCTATGAATTGTCTCTCAACCGAATATAACTCTCTTTTGGTGATTTATTACTCAACCTCTAGCTGATGTATTACTCATACTACCTCGATTGTTTTTTATAAGGTCCACATGCATTGCAAGAGTTAAAAACATTGTAAATCTGATCAACACTTTGTCAAACAATGTACATGTTGATGACACAAAAGTGgtactcttaattttttttttctgaaagtaTTTTCATTTTATCATGATTTTGTAGTTCACGACAATGTATCATGAACCACAATTCAGTTTTGATGTTCGTTCAATATTGGAGATTGTGCCAAGTCAGTTTGCGTCTGCTCATTACATTTGTAATGGATTAATAACTAACATTAGCaatttatctaattttgaattgtGCATTTTTAAATCAAAGAATAATGCTGTAAAGTTCTTAGCTTTCAAATAGTAGGTTTTCTCCTAAGTTTTATGATCAAGTTACTAACACCCTCCTTTATGGCAGCACATTCCCCGAGTTAATGGGAAAATCCCTAATGTTGATAATGCAACCTTGGATCATGAAAGATTGCTGGAAAGGTGAAAAtcagatctctctctctctctctctctctctctctctctctctctcacacacacacacacacacacacacacacagaggtAGATTTTGCTAGAATGAGCCTTATAGAAGTACAAATGTTATTGCACTATCTTTTTTAGTTAATTTACCATTACCTTCTCTTATGTCAGGCTGGGCAATTACGGTTTGGCTGAGTTTCAAATAGAGGGAGATGGCAATTGTCAGGTTTGTTTTACAATAATTAGCTGAAACTACCGTTCCATTTATAGAAGACATTATGCCACATCATTACCACTGTTTCAGACTACTATTTCGAGACTGCCAGCTTGTTTGTGATTCAATGTTGTAAAAGACTATTACCATTATCTCATAATAAATATTAATTGGCCTCCATCAATTGAGCGTGAAGCTATTTAGCAACTCACGCATCCTCTTTAACAAATGAACAGGATTACACTTGGCTTCGTTACTTCTTTAGTCTGTTCCCTTAATTTTACGTTTTTTTTCTTAATGCCATACTGTTACAGTTCCGAGCTTTGGCGGACCAGATATTTCACAACCCTGACTATCACAAACATGTCCGAAAGGCAGTCATGAAACAGGTAGATTTTTTGCCTTCACTGGTAGACTTCCTTTGGTAAATAATTACCACACTACATACTCGATCATCTAGTTTCACGATATGTAAATGTGCTGGAACTCCCTGTTTTTCAGCTGAAGGAATTCAGAAAACAGTATGAAGGCCATGTACCAATGGAATATAAGGTGTACttgaagaaaatgaaaaggTTCCGACTGAACACAGATCTGAGTTGCGTATCATGCTCATTATCCAGAGAGATAACGCTCAATTTTTTGAGTTACTAATTCATATGTTCGTATGTATTTTTCTGCAGATCTGGGGAATGGGGTGATCATCTGACCTTACAAGCGGCTGCAGACCGGGTAACATAGCACTTCCTTTTTCAAGATGGGTGATTGGTTTCTTTGAGTAAAACTTTTACACTGCAGTTTCTTCTGCATAAATTTTCTTGTGGTTTTACTAATTCTGAATTTatcttaaaatatataattgtttTGAGGAGGTTGGCCTTGTTACAGTAATAGTATGTCTCACTAATAAAAATGGTTGGTATTGGTACCATTGGTGCACTTTTGAGGAGGTTAGCATTGCGTTGTCAAAGATGCCTGAAATTATTGTCTTGAGTCGTACACTATGAAGTTTGGCATTATCTCATAGTTGATCACTCATGTTTTTCTCACGCATCAATGTCTCATCAGCACTCAATGTTACAGTATCAGTATGTCTCATGTCTGTAAGTTGTCTAacacctcttttcttttgtatcTCTAATTGCTCACAGTTTGGTGCCAAAATTTGTCTGCTGACATCATTTAGAGACACTTGCTTAATTGAAATAGTCCCCAGGGATCTGACTCCCACGAGAGGTGAGAGCTTGGAACTTGGAAGCTGTGCTGCTCCATTGAACATATATTTGGTTTTGTCAAGTTTTTATCTCATGAAAGCCTACTAGGCTCTTTTACTTCACACccaaaaagaaaattacttcCCAAAGCCTACTATGCTCTTGAGATAATCCTGCATTCGGAAAAAAAGAGAGTTTTCCGTTGTCGTGACATTGTCCATAGGTTCCGGATTAAATATGACATCTAATCCTTAAATGTACGCATTTGCAGAGATTTGGCTAAGCTTCTGGTGTGAAGTGCACTATAATTCCTTATATGCAATTGACGGTGAGTGTTTTTCCCCTAGACCTGTTGAGCCACCAATTTTCATTTACAAGTTTACATCATCAAATTTAACAATACCTACTTCTATGTTTCTGTATTTTTCGGTCGCTGTTTAGTTCTAACTGAGTTCCTTCTCTGCACACCGCAGATCTCCTGACTCGCAAAACCAAGAAGAAGCACTGGCTGTTCTAGGGTGGTTCTGACGCATCTCCGAGTAGCCGCTGTCCGTTTCGTTCCCAGTCGGTGCAGTGCAGCCCCGTAGTAGTACTTACCGTCATGATCAAACGTTGTACTAGCATCCTAAGCTGAGTACATGTAGGCTTACTCTCTTATGTACAGTCAGCGTAAATCTTGTAAAACTTCTCGAGAAACAGAACATGGAGCTGCACGACTTTCAGATCCATGAGCCTTATGTTCCTTCTACACGGCGACGCAGTTTTGCCTTTGCAGTGTACATTATGTTGTTATGATCTCTTCAGGTGATTGCTTAGTAAGCACCCTGACAGTGCTTGGCTAGGTTATTCTGTATAAGAGTCACATTGTAAGACGTACTGATGCTACTAAGGTGCCATTTGGCCCTCTTTTGAAGCGGCGCTCCTTTTGCCGGAGTGGAATAAAACTGCCGAGCATCTTGGGTTCCGAAGCCCGGCTCATCTATAGCGCAAAATGAACCGCGAGAGAGAGACACCTAGTTTAGAGATCTGCTAAACCGGAGCCGGGGATGAGCTATATTTGCAATAGCATACTTGGAGAGCGTAGAACACAAGAAAGGAGCTGCAAATCTCGCAGCATgtccactttttttttcttttttcttgattttttaaaagaaaaacttacGGCATGCATGTGTGCTGACTTTTTTTCGAGGAAGGAGCATGTGTTcagattattattattattttcaaaaaaattataaaaatccACTTGTATGATAAGAGGTTCTCATTTATCCATTCATAATAACTTTAAGTTTAGTCTTACATTGCAAATTAAAAGTGTTTTTAAATACCTCTTAGATCCATATGTCACTTTGACCGTTACACATTTGCGTCACATGATCATGGATCCTGCTGCGTGATCAACATTGGCTCATCCAGTGTAGCGGGTGTGTGGATTGGCTCATCACCATAGCTCTCATGGCTTACCTCCACTGCATCGCTCCCCTTTCAACTCCCGAGCTCGTCGCCACAGTGCCCCTTTGCCCAACGCTGATCTGCCTAGCGTTGAATTGGCCAGCACATGGATAAGGAcgatatttatatgaaaattgtagctcttaacgagatctacaagtttgtagttggtattttttatatttgaagttattaatatgttcaaataattaattaaagttTCAGCCAACATATTAGGCATTCGTAAGTTTACCGATTTCATTCTATATAACTCCTTTTATGGGAGTATATTACTGATTTGcttgataaatttataatatagtTGAGTTTTAGATACATGGAATGGTCGAACAATCTTAACATATGTGATATGTATGGTAGTTGTTTTTACTCAATATCCGAATAAATATTCGTGACCGACATTATCTGCATATGACTTGTCACATATTCGCATCCGTATATGTATCTGACACAATCCGTGCTCGGCTCCGATTCCAATAAAAAAATGTGAGATCGGATACAGGATGACAATATCCGTCCGTATCTGATCCGATTACACCCCTAGTGTCTAGTTTTACACTTCAAATTTATAGTGCACAATAATGACAGGTAAATTGCTTCAGGTATGAGGTACAAAGTTATTGTTACAAGGTAAACACCTGGTTCAGTGTAGCTATTGGACGTCCTTGTACCTTTATGAGATGCTCAAGCTCCGAGTACCGTTCCTGCACAATAACTGGCAGGAGAGATCGCCTATGTAGGGATACTCGAAGCAAACTTAGTTTTGTCAACGAAGGACAACTGCTACTAATATCCGAAGAGAGCATCTCTTATCTCAACAGTCGGCTAAGTTCAAGTTTGCAATCTTTGATCCCTCTTTTCCCTCAAAAAAGGAACCAAAATTCCTCTATTCTGTTCTCTTTTTTACTACAAAAGGATCAACATGCCTCTGATTACTCGTGGAACCAATCTGTTAAGATAAACATCCATCAGGAGGATAACTGGGTGGTGTCGACTGTTAGAGGAGAGAATAGACTATAGATTGGAGAGCTAGGATATTAGAAGAGACTAAAGAAGAAAACCGAgaactagattaattcttcttacTTGATTACAATGATGCACGGCTATCCTTTTATATAGATAGAGGAGATTACAATCCAAATCCTAACTTACCTAATTTATCTCTAGCTAAATTGAAAACTAATCAAACTCTATCTCTTAATCTAAATCAAATTTAACTTctaccaaacttatctaaaCTGAATATCTCCTACCAAACTAATATTCTAATTAAAGATAAGCCTTGATCTCCTACCATAACATCTACAAAACTTCCGCTATAGCACCGCTGGGACTGTTCACTCGCGGGAACAATAATTCCTGTCTGTGAACAGTAATATCTGCACATAACACAACCAGTATAAGTCTTGAGATGCAGATTTCTTGACATAATCAGTACATAATGTGTAGTTGCACACCATTTTCTTGGATAATCTTATTAGGACAACTCACATTGTAGTCACACTTTCCAGGCAATGGAAATGGTAAGCAGCGGGTGGTTGTTGATGCAATGAGATTTCGTCCGAACATTGTTATCTCTGGGGCAACACCATACAATGAGGATAACTGGAAAAGGCTTCACATTGGGGAGGCCTATTTTACTGTAAGTGTTTTTGCCCCTTCGGATTCCATTGTCAGAAGGGACTTTTTGATCATTTGTGTGGCTCTCGAGTTATTAAGGTTATAATAGCAAAGGTAAAATTAGCTTATGGACATATTTGCAGAGACATACTACATAATCGATAATTCGCTGATGTACACTGTAAAAATAATGCTAATTTGCCAGACCACACTCAGACGATTAAAATATTATCATTGCAAGATTTAGGAGATAGGAGAGTGAAAAGTCCTACTTACCATTTGACAGAGAGAAGAGGAGTGAGAAATAGATGAGAAGTGATGGGGAGGGCACTAACGGGCAGTTGATTCTAAGGGCAGTAAGATATTTTACACTCATCTTTCtcctaaaattcaaaataataaaattttaatcagCGCAATATTCTCTAGAAATGACCACTATTTTCCAGGGTGTATCAAGAAAATATCGATGTTGCCGTGTTTCTCGGTAAATGATGGTGTCCAAGGGCTAATTTTGCCAATAGTAAAATCACAAAAGACTAAT
The sequence above is drawn from the Phragmites australis chromosome 10, lpPhrAust1.1, whole genome shotgun sequence genome and encodes:
- the LOC133883387 gene encoding OVARIAN TUMOR DOMAIN-containing deubiquitinating enzyme 11-like encodes the protein MSGQQDHVSKSSSSSISSSTQESEEEVSITIGSLLAQAKSNSGHKLGNRLSHLDSIPHIPRVNGKIPNVDNATLDHERLLERLGNYGLAEFQIEGDGNCQFRALADQIFHNPDYHKHVRKAVMKQLKEFRKQYEGHVPMEYKVYLKKMKRSGEWGDHLTLQAAADRFGAKICLLTSFRDTCLIEIVPRDLTPTREIWLSFWCEVHYNSLYAIDDLLTRKTKKKHWLF